The following coding sequences are from one Triticum aestivum cultivar Chinese Spring chromosome 5A, IWGSC CS RefSeq v2.1, whole genome shotgun sequence window:
- the LOC123102800 gene encoding thioredoxin M-type, chloroplastic-like, with product MALETCLRGWALHAPQAGIRERLSSGSYAPSRPRTAAPAVVSPSPYKSALVAARRPSRFVCKCKNVVDEVIVADEKNWDNMVIACESPVLVEFWAPWCGPCRMIAPVIDELAKDYVGKIKCCKVNTDDCPNIASTYGIRSIPTVLMFKDGEKKESVIGAVPKTTLCTIIDKYIGS from the exons ATGGCCTTGGAGACATGCCTCAGAGGCTGGGCCCTGCACGCGCCCCAGGCTGGCATCAGGGAACGGCTTAGCAGTGGAAGCTACGCGCCATCCCGGCCAAggaccgccgcccccgccgttgtCTCGCCGTCCCCATACAAGTCCGCTCTGGTGGCGGCACGGCGGCCGTCTCGCTTCGTCTGCAAGTGCAAGAACGTCGTCGACGAAG TGATTGTGGCTGACGAGAAGAATTGGGATAACATGGTGATCGCGTGCGAGTCGCCGGTGCTGGTGGAGTTCTGGGCGCCGTGGTGCGGGCCGTGCCGGATGATTGCCCCGGTGATCGACGAACTGGCAAAGGACTACGTGGGGAAGATCAAGTGCTGCAAAGTGAACACGGACGACTGCCCAAACATCGCATCCACCTACGGCATCCGGAGCATCCCCACCGTGCTCATGTTCAAGGACGGCGAGAAGAAGGAGAGCGTCATCGGCGCCGTCCCGAAGACCACCCTCTGCACCATCATCGACAAGTACATCGGCAGCTAA